The genomic segment CGGCGGCGTGGACAAGGTCATCCCCGTGGATGTCTATGTCCCCGGTTGTCCGCCTAAACCCGAAGCGATCATCGACGGCGTGGTCAAGGCGCTGGAACTGTTCGCCGCCAAGTCGTAAGGAGCTCTCCAATGGCTGAAGCGAAAACCACTGAAAAAAAGATTCCCGTCCTGGCAACCCAGACGGTTGAAAACGATAACCTGAAGGCCGAGATTCAACGGCTCAAGTCCGAGGGTTTCCGCCTCGTGACCCTGACCTGCGTGGACCTGGATGAAGAACATGTCGACCTGTTGTACTCCTTTGACAAGGATCTGGAGATGGTCCATCTGCGGATGCACCAACCCAAAAGCAATCCGGCGCCGTCAATTTCCGATATCCTGTTTGCGGCCTTTCTCGTGGAAAACGAGATCCAGGACCAGTTCGGCATCTGCTTTGACGGACTGGTGCTGAATTTTGAAAACTATCTGTACCTGGAAGAGGAAGTGGCCAGGACACCGTTTTGCAAGTACAGCGTCATTCGCAAGGACGCGCAATAACCATTTTTTTTGAACTTTCCGAGGAGTTTTTATGGCCAAGACCATTATCCCTTTCGGTCCGCAGCATCCGGTCCTGCCAGAGCCGATCCATCTGTCCCTGACCGTTGAGGACGAGATCGTGACCCAGGCTGTACCGGCTTTGGGCTACGTCCACCGCGGTCTGGAAAAGCTCTGCGATATTCGCGACTACCATCACATGATCCAGGTTGTGGAACGGGTTTGCGGTATTTGTTCCAAAATTCACGCCATGTGCTATTGCCATGGCCTCGAAGAAATGATGCAGATCGAGGTGCCGCCCCGGGCCAAATACTTGCGGACCATCTGGTCTGAACTGCACCGGGTGCACTCCCACCTGCTCTGGCTGGGGCTGTTTGCGGATGGGTTCGGCTTTGAGGCCTTGTTCTACCAGCTCTGGAAAATCCGTGAGCGGGTCATGGACATTAACGAAGCCACCACCGGCAACCGGGTCATCGTGTCCGTGAATGTGATGGGCGGCGTGCGCAAGGACCTGAGCCCGACACAGATCCGCTGGATT from the Desulfonatronum thioautotrophicum genome contains:
- a CDS encoding NADH-quinone oxidoreductase subunit C — encoded protein: MAEAKTTEKKIPVLATQTVENDNLKAEIQRLKSEGFRLVTLTCVDLDEEHVDLLYSFDKDLEMVHLRMHQPKSNPAPSISDILFAAFLVENEIQDQFGICFDGLVLNFENYLYLEEEVARTPFCKYSVIRKDAQ